The sequence GTCGTCGCCGGTGGTTAGCCGGCGCGCCACGTACGCCCGGCCCCCGGCCGCGGGTGGGCCCGCCCAGATGACGCTGACGTCTCGAGACCACGGTGCCCTACGTGGCCACGCCCACCTGTCACCCGCCGGCTGGATAGGCGCCTAGGCGCGGCCGTGGCCACGCAGGCACGGGGCACGGCGGCTGCCACGGCCATCCGGCGGGCCCGCGAAGCGTACCGGGGGCCGCGGCGGGTAGAAAAGGATCCACGATCAACCTGCCGCTCCGGCTCAAACTCAACGCGTGGACGCTGGCGAATGGTGATCGAGCACTAGTACCAGCTACCAGTAGTATAGTAAAAGTGAGGGGCAGAGATGGAGGGAACGTTCGAGAGCGTCGCGCctgggcgtggcgtggcgtcgGATGCCGCGTCGCGTCCCGCCGCCCATGTTATGTTACAGCTCTCGACGACTGCTCCGAGCGAGCTGCCTACTCATCGGTCATGGCACCATAACGAGCTGAAGCAGCACTCGCTTGCTTACACTTGCAATCTCCGTCCTCCTTCCCAGGCGTTCCCCCCTGCAAACATAGAAAGACAAAGCTAAAAAAGAAAACTAAGTTCATGGGCCGTGGCGGAACCAGGCCTGTAGGCCGACGTCAGGCTGCAGCATTTCACGGCCCAGCACGCAGCTCACGGCGTTCCGCGCGAGCAGGCCGGGCCAGCGAGGTGGAGCGTTGGGCCGCGCGCTCCGCACCCACCGGGTTGACGGCGTACGTGCCGTGCCGTCGGCGTCGGGGGCGAGGACCTGGCGGTCCGTGACGAGGATGTGCTTCAACGCCTCGGTGTCGCAGGGGAtggtgagcgcgccgccgtggtAGTGGAACCCGAACTCCTCCTCCGCCTTCTCCAGCAGCCGCCGGAACGCCGGCGCGCCCAGGTACGCCGTCGGCACCacgaaccgccgccgctccgcgcccaCGTACACCGCGCAGCACCCGCGCGGCACGTCCGCCGGCGCGCCGGGGGTGCCCGCGGGCGtcaccggcgagccgccgcaccCGCGCTCCGCCGCGTCGTCCCCGCGCCCGCGCTCCTCCACGACCGCGGCCGGGGCGGTGGCGCCGTCGCTCTGCTGATCTGTCGAGGCGTCGGGAGTGgcaccggaggaggaggagggggagacgGCGACCttctcgccgccgtcggcgcggCTGCTGCTCCCGTCCCCAATCGGCGCGCGACGTCGACGATTCCCGCTCGGCGCAGACAGGCAGCAGCAGGGAGAGTGGTGATGGATGCTAAATGCTGATGAGATGAATCGCGCGCGCACCGTACGTACGGAGCGCACGCCACGATTCCAAACCCGGCGGGCGGGACGAGGTGGCGAATGGGCCGCGTTTGAAGGCGGCTCCCTACCCCGTGCCGGGAGGAGGCGCCAACCACGTACGTCCGGCCGAGGCCGCACGTTCTCCTGTCCTGGCGGCTCTCGCGGATTCCGACGCTCCCTGTTCTGCTCGTCGCGTGCATCGTACAGTATGTCAGGTAATGCTTGTCGATCCATTCGATCGACTCGTCCGTGTGTATGCCCTATGGCACGCCAGCGGCGGCTAACTCTTTAAAAGACGAAATCTGACCCTGGTATTGGTATTGGCACGTCATTTGTCCACGTCGCCTCTTTTGAATCAACGTTCGATTTCAATcggacaacaaaaaaaaaagccctTCAGCAGTTATCTCTCAAGAATTCATAAGCTCTCCTCACACTTGCTGCACCTCCGTCTCCTCCAGCCACAGCAGCGCATTCTCCGTCCTCGCCTCTGGACTAACCCCACCGCCCGCACCTTCCTCGACCAGTCGCACCATCCACCTCCACGCTCCCTCCTCACTCTGCTAGCGGCTCCAGAAGCACGTCATACCCCAAACAACTGCACCTCGGGTGCCACGACCATGGCCGATGACGGGCCGGCGCGTCCCGCACGGCCGGGTAGTGCCCCGGCACGGCGTCAAGCCGCAGCAGCACAGCTATGAACACCTCCGAGAACTGGGCCTGCTCACGCTCGCCGTGGACGGCATCCACGGTCCCCTGCCGCCAGAGCAGCCGCGTCGCCTCGGCGTCAGCTGCGCACACGGCCGCGACGTGCCGCCGGACCTGATGCCCGCGGAAGGCCGCCTGGATCTTGGCGGTGGCGGCCCCTCCTCTcgagccccctcctccggtAGGGACGTGATGGGGATTTGTTCGGTGGCCTTGGGCACGGCAGGTTTGTGGACCAGCTTGGGGTTGGAATCAACGGCGGTGAATATTAATTGGGAGGTGGAGCCGCAGTGTTAGGATCCCATGGGGACGTGGAATTGGGAGTGAGCGCAGCTTCAGATTAGACGAGCAAGGAGAGTGCGCTCTCTCTGCAGCTTGTGCTGTTTACTTTGGCCGCCGATATCTGGAATCGTCATTGAATCCAGGGTGCCCCACCTGTTTCCTTTGCGTGCTGAGGTCAGGATGTGCTTTCCGCACCTGCATTTTCCTCTTTCGCTGGCTGCTGTAAACGCTCATTGCTGCTCTGCGCACACCGCACACCACTTCTGGCTACGGAACAGGCATTTCAATGGTGCATCCGTTCCGTTCAATGGCTGGAACAGAGTTTACCGAAAAAGATGGCAGGGCTAAAAGCAATAACCAAAATAGTCCAGCTAGTAATATATGGCTAATAGAGAATAAAGCTTCAGAAACAACAGCGAAATTTCAGAACAGCTACACATACCACCTAAAAGATAATCGACCAAATTCTTTTGACGTTCAGTGTCACGTTCCAGGACCGAGGCCACATGCCCACATCGCAGCTCCCAGCGGCCAGCTCCCCAACACGCGTTCCAAGACTTAggctaaaaaaaatttagagaaGAAGGAATGGTATTTAGAGCTATGCTTTAGAGCCCCATTGAACAACGTAAATAATTTTCAACTGCTTGTTCGATAATTGTTCGTAGAAGACATTTCAACAGCTCGTTTGAAAATTGTTCTTAAAAGAAGATAAGCATTGTGTTGctcttgtttttcttctcttcGTAGCAGATGACATAGTGCTATGAACCGAACTTCAGAGAAAGAGCTCGTAGAAAACACAACATTCATATATCATTGGATTTCTCAATTGCAGTTTGCTGCTATAAATGTAATGCTTCTATCTACTTAAATTATAACCACAAAATGAAATGTAATTTAACCAACACATTGTCAATGTTGATGACAAGCTGGCTAACCGGATCATGAGATAGCTTGGGTTCGGCGCGGCAATGCTGCGCTTATGTTTCTAGTGAATTGCGGAACCCATGTTCACGCCGTGCAAGAGCGGCGCGCGGAAGCTCTTACGGGCGGCTCGAGCACGCACGACTCTTGCTATAAGCAAGCTTCCTTCCTTAGGGGTAAAAAACAATCCAGCTCGAGGATCCCTCTCGAACGCTTTTCGTCTTTTCGCGCCATGTTGGGTAGACTACAGGTCTACAGCACAGTCCCTGTTCGCCCGGATTCCgagcaaaaaaagaaaaccgGGTCGCCGAATGTTCTCCACAAAGCCACGTCGTTACGTGCGCCCATCCGCAATCAATTACTCTCTTTTGTTTGCTACTATGATCAATTTGGCATTTCGATCATCTTTTGTTTTGAGGGTACTTATAACAACCAATTGAGCATACACTAACAAATTGATCGAAATGCTAACTTCTGATGAGAGCATCCCCACAAATGGCAGGCAAACGGGGATCCTATGTACTCCTACCAGAAACGGAAGCGCGCCTCCGCCTGGATCCTTCCCGTGCGGCGCCCGCGATTTTTTTGCCGGATACGGAAAGCTTCCCTTTCCCGGTGAACCGGTCCGGCCTTTCGGGCGTGGCCGTCCAGCAGCCCCCGTGGCTTACAGGCTCCGCTGGACACAATTACGCCAACAACTTGCCCAAACAAGGATGCTTCCAGAGAAAGGGCCGGTCCACACGAACGGCAAATCGGGTGTCGATTAATTAATCTCGCGGTCTCGCCCCTAATGATCTGGCCATCTGGATTAGGCGATGCACAAATGCGTGTGCCCATGTCCTACTGTCCTGCTGCCTACGTGCGCCCCCGTTCGATGCATCCGGGCCTCTCCAACACTCTCTTCCGCAGCTTGGTTATTACTCGCACTCGAAAGAAACTAAGGCGCtagttctcaaaattttctacCGTATCCGTCGCGTCGAATCTTCGAAtatatgtatggagcattaaatacagttcaaaaaaaaataaccaattatacagtctaactaattaccacgagatgaattttttaaatctaattaattcataattaaatattatttgtcaagcaACAACGAAATATACTACAGTAtcaaaatccaaattttttcaccaactaaacacaccctaaaacCGCCTTTATGCTTTCCAACAACTTGCAGTAGCAAATTTTCATTTCAGCTTGGCACATGCATCCAGTACCTATCTTTTACTAGTGGTATAGTGCAGGAAGCTGCAAGACTGTAATTGACTGCATTTGAACTGTGTCATTTGGTTCATGCATGGAATGATTTTGAAGCTAAATGATGATTCCATTGTTTGATTTGATAAGCCGCACCAACTCACACAGGATGAAGCTGCAATCTTATTGAATATAGTGATTTTCTAATAAGAATGGTAACTATACGATTCAACAAAATCGGTTGAACCACACCATTCAGTTCAGATAATCTGTTCGTGCTTCCAATATTCAGCAGCGATCTGTTTTTGAAATGAGTCAGCAGCAGATTAATTAGGATATTTGGTACTCGTACAGTACTCTGCTGGTAAATATCTCGGCTGAGCAGGCGATGGTGACCACACGCTTTTCGTCTTTAAAAACCGCGAGGAGCCGTCGGCGGCGGGTCCCCGGTTCTGGAGCCTTCGCGCGTCGCGTGGAACCGCAGGCCGGCCGGGCAACTTGCGCGCGCGCCCCCCGCCGCTTGTTGGCTTCTGGCCGTGCCCGgggagccccctcccctcccgcacGCCACTCGTCCGCAAGCCCGCCTCCCGAACACagcacgcagcagcagcagcagcagcagcagcagcagcagcagcagcagcagcgcgcgcCGACCGACCGATCGACATGGCCgccgggcgcgggggcggcagcCTGCCGGAGGACGTTCCCGGCGGCGCCGACCTCTACGCCGTGCTCGGGCTCAGCAGGGAGTGCACCGACGCCGAGCTCAGGGGCGCCTACCGGAGGCTCGCCATGGTACGTGCAGATAGGACAATGCTGTGTTGCTGTTCGTCTCCTCGTCTTCTGTCTCTCTCGGCTAACCAGCAGCTCCAGATCGAGGATCTTTCGCTGGCCGTGGTGATTTAATTACTCCCTGGCGGCGTCGTGCAGATATGGCACCCGGACCGGTGCTCGGCGTCCGGCAGCTCGGCGCGCGTCGCGGAGGCCAAGGAGCGGTTCCAGGAGATCCAGGGCGCCTACTCCGGTCTGTGATCACACCCCACCCCTGCCAATCCCTatctcccccctccctccctgctccttcctcctctccatTGATCGCTAGCTTAGCCGCCAAAGCGAATGAATTCCTTACGTTCTATATCCCCGTACGTCCAAGCAGTGCTCTCCGACTCCAACAAGCGCTTCCTCTACGACGTCGGCGTCTACGACAGCaaggacgacgacgccgacgtaATTCCTACTGCTCCCGTGCTCCGTGTCTGTTTCGTTTCGTGAGGGAAATTCGGTTGCTGCCGGGGTTTTGATTTTCCTGCTCTCTGATGATGATCCGCAGCTGTCGGGGATGGACGACTTCCTCGGAGAGATGGCCGACATGATGAGCCAGGCCACGCCAACGGTAAGCACGCACAAGCACAGCTGCGCCTGCGCTGCGCGTCCAGAATATTCTCGTGTCGTCGAGACCCCGGGCCGGACCGTGCCTCGTGCCCCTGACCGATCGAATCGTTCCGTACGTGTGGTGCAGGAGACCTTCGAGGAGCTGCAGCAGCTGTTCGTGGACATGTTCCAGGACGACCTGGACCCGGGGCTCTTCGGCGGCCTCCCTCCGGGACGCTCCCAGAGCCCGcccagcacctcctcgccgccgccgccggtgcggcctcctcctcccgggaGGAACAACAATGCGCAAGCACCGCCGGCACGTCACGGCGGCGCCGACAAGcggggcggctcgccggcgaagCGGCCGAGGCCCGGGCGAGGCGGCCTGGAACCCGACCTGGGCCTGTCCGGGTTCTGCTTCATGGTAAGCTTAAGCCACTCCAGGGTTTTGCCTACTGCTTAACGGCAACATTACGGGCGTCCAACGTCTGACCTCTGTTTTTAATTCTCTTTGAACATGTCTTTTAATTTATGATGTTTAGAATGAGCTGATTAATTGAAAAATTTGAAACGAAATTATTAGTTAAAAATGAACAAGTTTGATTATTCCAAATGCTACAAGAATGGGGGAAGTAGCAGTTATGCAAGGTCCACAAGTAACCGTATGCGTGCGACGAGCCAAAACTATCATGAGACCTGCAGCTGCAAGGTCCTCCAAGATGCGCCTTTTTCGCCGTCCACGTAGGCCACACGAAATGAGGTTTCTTTGTACATGTTTTTTTTCCCTTCCCTTGCAACAAAGTATTTCATCCCGGCCAAAGTATTTCCCTGGGATGAAAGGAACCTGCTGCGTTTTACGCAGCCTCTCTCCTGAATTTGGCTTGGATGTGTGGCTTGCCGTGAGGACTTGGCTTTTTCCAGCTATGGAGAAGTGGGGAGAGGTTCTGGACGGGTCGTCTCCGCGGTGGACCACATCGGGAAGCCTGTACGCACGTCTAACTGGT comes from Panicum virgatum strain AP13 chromosome 4K, P.virgatum_v5, whole genome shotgun sequence and encodes:
- the LOC120701831 gene encoding uncharacterized protein LOC120701831 — its product is MHATSRTGSVGIRESRQDRRTCGLGRTYVVGASSRHGVGSRLQTRPIRHLVPPAGFGIVACAPGNRRRRAPIGDGSSSRADGGEKVAVSPSSSSGATPDASTDQQSDGATAPAAVVEERGRGDDAAERGCGGSPVTPAGTPGAPADVPRGCCAVYVGAERRRFVVPTAYLGAPAFRRLLEKAEEEFGFHYHGGALTIPCDTEALKHILVTDRQVLAPDADGTARTPSTRWVRSARPNAPPRWPGLLARNAVSCVLGREMLQPDVGLQAWFRHGP
- the LOC120702904 gene encoding chaperone protein DnaJ-like — translated: MAAGRGGGSLPEDVPGGADLYAVLGLSRECTDAELRGAYRRLAMIWHPDRCSASGSSARVAEAKERFQEIQGAYSVLSDSNKRFLYDVGVYDSKDDDADLSGMDDFLGEMADMMSQATPTETFEELQQLFVDMFQDDLDPGLFGGLPPGRSQSPPSTSSPPPPVRPPPPGRNNNAQAPPARHGGADKRGGSPAKRPRPGRGGLEPDLGLSGFCFMVSETRQMQAPWTTCEVGGGGGGGGDRRSGRKQRLSTSRDVAGDGMPRSFRQSQGGGAALWQMNGPAGLS